In Mytilus trossulus isolate FHL-02 chromosome 6, PNRI_Mtr1.1.1.hap1, whole genome shotgun sequence, a single window of DNA contains:
- the LOC134723814 gene encoding uncharacterized protein LOC134723814, with protein MLNKLVFALTICHCASNLQFEDPELMVFDPMEDLSQYMCFYDKNFYDFETVHDITPDDCSTTGKCMLKDDGEVGAEFKEVKVACKEPMHPGKCYNDKDEWLAGCSLKRCIKHPDGTFEEKTIEQIPKGDPVVKVFNDGCQFSSCKSIVPGCYYKREKKCYPVGTKKRVGCSRIECRLDVTGKKASFVGTATQCLSFGKCVVVGAIWFNNKRCIDQKCTKTVDEYGTELHRIERTRGCRMYGKCNAAGHTIQVNPCSEAVCTKTGRWVYSKRGCYIDGQCKEHLVEWKNSECDTEKCFVTISNRYGPKLQIRHVKSGCKDSKGTCRDVKETWDEPSMDIDGTCPGSFKAVAKCRWYQMVVTYQSKCLNDEGSSRK; from the exons ATGCTGAACAAATTAGTTTTTGCCTTAACGATATGTCATTGTGCTTCTAATTTACAATTTGAAGACCCGGAGCTTATGGTTTTCGATCCTATGGAAG ATCTTTCTCAATATATGTGCTTTTACGACAAAAACTTTTATGACTTCGAGACTGTACATGATATCACACCTGATGACTGTAGCACTACTGGAAAATGCATGTTAAAAGATGATGGGGAAGTTGGCGCCGAATTTAAAGAGGTCAAAGTGG cTTGCAAAGAACCGATGCACCCTGGGAAATGTTACAACGATAAGGATGAGTGGTTGGCTGGTTGTTCATTAAAGCGTTGCATCAAACATCCAGATGgaacttttgaagaaaaaacaatcgAAC aaaTTCCAAAAGGTGATCCTGTCGTTAAGGTATTTAATGATGGGTGTCAATTTTCCAGCTGCAAGTCAATTGTACCAG GTTGTTATTACAAACGAGAAAAGAAATGCTACCCTGTAGGAACGAAAAAACGGGTTGGATGTAGCAGAATTGAATGCAGGCTTGATGTAACAGGAAAGAAAGCCTCGTTCGTGGGAACTGCGACAC AATGTCTGTCATTTGGGAAGTGTGTTGTTGTTGGAGCAATATGGTTCAATAACAAAAGATGTATCGATCAGAAATGTACGAAAACTGTTGACGAGTATGGAACGGAACTACATCGTATAGAAAGAACACGAG gtTGTAGAATGTACGGCAAATGTAACGCAGCAGGGCATACAATCCAGGTTAATCCTTGCTCAGAAGCCGTCTGTACCAAAACTGGTCGTTGGGTTTATAGTAAAAGAG GTTGTTATATTGATGGTCAGTGTAAAGAGCATCTTGTAGAATGGAAAAATTCTGAATGTGACACGGAAAAGTGCTTTGTGACAATTAGTAACAGATATGGACCAAAATTGCAGATAAGACACGTTAAGTCAG GTTGTAAAGATTCCAAAGGAACCTGTCGTGACGTAAAGGAGACATGGGATGAACCATCAATGGATATCGATGGCACTTGTCCTGGTTCATTTAAGGCTGTGGCAAAATGCAGGTGGTATCAGATGGTAGTTACTTATCAAAGTAAAT GTTTAAATGATGAGGGGAGTAGCAGAAAATAA
- the LOC134723816 gene encoding uncharacterized protein LOC134723816 yields MATYRYAKGGCKEYTTSNCHDVGAEWTETYGKATCLKMKCKKSGNSFTYDVGYLCQDADGYCVNPGQKFEALGYNGQRRKNCYCKQTGSHVTTVCTASHNY; encoded by the exons ATGGCAACATACAGATATGCCAAAGGAG GTTGTAAAGAATACACAACTTCAAACTGCCATGATGTTGGTGCAGAATGGACTGAAACTTATGGAAAAGCAACATGTTTAAAgatgaaatgtaaaaaatcaGGCAACTCATTCACGTATGATGTGGGCTATT tGTGCCAAGACGCTGATGGATATTGTGTAAACCCTGGACAAAAATTTGAAGCTTTAGGATATAATGGACAGAGGCGTAAAAATTGTTACTGTAAACAAACGGGATCTCATGTTACAACCGTTTGTACAGCAAGTCATAATTATTAA